gctttttttttttaatattgaaaaggtagttttcagcttcaaaccccgcccgctggcagggggttttaaactcaaaacccttttggctacgctcatagattttatagtgtgtaatttgctttttttttatattgaataggtactttttagcttcaaaccccaactggaaaagggggggggtgaaattaaactcaaaacccatttggctacgcttatagaattttgagtgtgtaatttgcttttttttatattgaagagggggttttaaaatcaaaatcttccttaactgtgctgttagaatttggggattgttgtttgcatttttttgttttgttttatagaagagggggatttaactgcaaaaaactctggtagggggttttaaactcaagcccccctggtagagggatttgtatctcaaaaccccctgataggggttttttaaatctcaaaaccccctggtaggggttttttaactcaaaaccccctcggctgtgctgtggtaagtgatgatttagtattaaaatctcacctaaaataaacaaaatgaaagcaaaaaccagtcacttaattccgttcgccccccccagggggggatttcatttcgggggggggtttgaaccccaagaacccccccctggctacgcccatgatatatatatatattcatctgATTGTACATCTGTTGTATGATCattatttgttattaaaaacatttttttttacatacacatttttttacgtacaggattttttttatgtacaaaaaTTGTGCACAGtcgaaagaaattaaaaaaaaaaattaaaatgctgTTTTTCAAATGTAACTGAGATGTTAATGAAATCGTCACTCGCACCTAACTAGTGTGCTCAATGAGTGCGTCATTCGAACCTAACTAGTGTGCTCAATGAGTGCGTCACTCGCACCTAACTAGTGTGCTCAATGAGTGCGTCACTCGCACCTTACTAGTGTGCTCAATTAGTGCGTCACTCGCACCTTACTAGTGTGCTCAATGAGTGCGTCACTCGAACCTAACTAGTGTGCTCAATGAGTGCGTCACTCGCACCTTACTAGTGTGCTCAATGAGTGCGTCACTCGCACCTTACTAGTGTGCTCAATGAGTGCGTCACTCGCACCTTACTAGTGTGCTCAATAAGTGCGTCACTCGCACCTAACTAGTGTGCTCAATAAGTGCGTCACTCGCACCTTACTAGTGTGCTCAATAAGTGCGTCACTCGCACCTTACTAGTGTGCTTAATGAGTGCGTCACTCGAACCTAACTAGTGTGCTCAATGAGTGCGTCACTCGCACCTTACTAGTGTGCTCAATGAGTGCGTCACTCGCACCTTACTAGTGTGCTCAATGAGTGCGTCACTCGCACCTTATTAGTGTGCTCAATGAGTGCGTCACTCGCACCTTACTAGTGTGCTCAATAAGTGCGTCACTCGCACCTTATTAGTGTGCTCAATGAGTGCGTCACTCGCACCTTACTAGTGTGCTCAATAAGTGCGTCACTTGCACCTTACTAGTGTGCTCAATAAGTGCGTCACTCGCACCTAACTAGTGTGCTCAATAAGTGCGTCACTCGCACCTAACTAGTGTGCTCAATGAGTGCGTCACTCGCACCTAACTAGTGTGCTAAATGAGTGCGTCACTCGCACCTAACTAGTGTGCTAAATGAGTGCGTCACTCGCACCTAACTAGTGTGCTCAATAAGTGCGTCACTCGCACCTAACTAGTGTGCTCAATGAGTGCGTTTTAAGGTGACATACATTAAGTATAAAAGCGTTTTGTTGACAGGCAAAAAacttcttgatttttttttttgtttgtttgttagttcATGCATGTTGGAAGCACTCTGTTACAATCTGCACTTCCTGGTGTATTAAGTATCATAATTCTCAAAGAAGGAACTTGACATGAACTACTGGCTAGCATTGCACAGTCCACACCAGCAATTGCAAAGCTAAAACCAATTTGGAAAGACAAAAGGCATAGCCCTTGACACCACAATAAGACTAATCATTggcacatttttatatgcttgtgagtcttggacgctgactgcagaactagagaggaggatcctagcaatggagttgagatgttacagaaggatcctagcaatggaattgagatgttacagaaggatcctagcaatggaattgagatgttacagaaggatcctagcaatggaattgagatgttacagaaggaacctagcaatggaattgagatgttacagaaggatcctagcaatggagttgagatgttacagaaggatcctagcaatggaattgagatgttacagaaggatcctagcaatggaattgagatgttacagaaggatcctagcaatggaattgagatgttacagaaggatcctagcaatggagttgagatgttacagaaggatcctagcaatggaattgagatgttacagaaggatcctagcaatggaattgagatgttatagaaggatcctagcaatgaagttgagatgttacagaaggatcctagcaatggaattgagatgttacagaatgatcctagcaatggaattgagatgttacagaaggatcctagcaatggagttGAGATGttatagaaggatcctagcaatggaattgagatgctatagaaggatcctagcaatggagttgagatgttacagaaggatcctagcaatggaattgagatgttacagaaggatcctagcaatggagttGAGATGttatagaaggatcctagcaatggaattgagatgttatagaaggatcctagcaatggaattgagatgttacagaagactgctttattgatccttatggaaattcgttgtaattacaaggactcttttctcatataaagacaacacaacagaaacatacacataaataaatcaGATACAACGTAAAGAGTTAATTGCgcgactacacacagacatcttgggtcttttcttatttcttggtaaacgagtggcgttgatatagtctggcCGAGATTCTCCGGGCTCtcaaagacattccttcagggaactgttttaggaaaaagaaaaagaggcaggcacagaaagcgatgggaagataaCATCGAAGAATGGACGGGGCTgtaattgaaagagattctattcaaggcaaaagacaattGCCTTGAATAGAGAAAGATGGTCCACAGCTCATGAGTGGTGTTCCAACGGTTCAACAGCCTAAGGGATAAGTGAAGATGTCATTAAGAACACTTCTACTCCGCGCGTGGGTATTCTGTATTAGGAGTGattgtattaattaatttataaccactatttaatttactaattggttaatttttaaggACTCTTGCTttatatgggacaaggaatacttgtgcaaagtttttacttgatccgagaatagaaatgggagaaataacgtgttcaaaatttgtaccaaacagaGGGAATTGATATATATCTAAGTATTCTAaccttcataaaaaaataaacacttcacattgaaaacaaaatcaacatattaagcatttataaagaatcacaaaagaaacaaatatatcataatatttatattttattatttgcagcaacattattttgaaagCGGTTTTGGTCTTTTGTACAAAACATACAGTCGGAACTGTTTATAGTATGTATCTTAATAAGGTCAATTCATTTTACAAAAGTTTTGGAATCCATATGAGATTCTAAGTTCTGATTTAACCATGCCTTCACAATGaatttctaaacaaaaatgtttctttttaatggaGAAAAAGAATAGTTTCacttattttaatgttaacttATAGGGTGTTTAAACCCTTTTGTTTGTTCTTAACCCAGTTACGATTATTTTTCATTCAAGTCTCCTGACGTTCTTaaatacaccccccccccctcttttccaaaaaatttccaaaataagtctatattttaaaacagtcatgatataaatatgaaaatatcTGTAAGTGGTGTACatttaaatgtcatttttttatatatattttatttatatgagTAACAttcttgtatatgtttatgGTTTTATATACAAATAGCTAAGTAGAGTCTAGCATCTGTACCTTGcattacattctttaaaatgaattttgtttgaACCTGACCTAGATAGCAATAAGTCATACTGGCCATGCTGTTTTGAATGGCGCTCGTAGGGAggcaacttcttttttttttctttaactcaTTTTATATAACATAAGTATTTTGGTCAGACAATTATTCGACACTTGGGTAACTACAGAGTTAAAAGTGTTTCCAATTTTACTAGCAAATAGAATCTTCATCTAcacctagatctacatcttgcaaaacaaaatgaacaaatataGTTATCGTATGATTCGTTTAACGATTATGCTGATTGTCTTGGATGCAAAAATGGTTTAATTCTTGTTTTCATCTATTACTGTCATTATATTCCCAAACCTTATTCTCGCCATTGATCAAGTCTAAAACTGCTGTAAAGTATTTCTATGTCGATGCTGCCCCTAACTTATTTTCACCTGTGGgcatataatttttaaacagGTGAGCCACGGGTCAAAATATGGCCGGGGCCAGTGAGACTGGACCTTTGCGGCTTCGTTTAGTCGAAGTTTCGAAAGGCCAAATAGCACCATGTCACGGGTCGGATAtagcccgcgggccgtagtttgatcatcactgttttttttttttttatggcatcGTAgagttaaaatgtataaatgtttttatttaatgttattaCGCATTTGTATCCGATAATTATAAATATGTGTCAAAGTCTTTTGGGCTCTGAGAAACCCATTGTGGctctcaattttgtttttattgcccTACTGCTTTCTGACAGTGGGTTTCAGGCATAGATATAGGAAGACGAGTTTAAAcgtttgaataaatatataggtacatatatgaataaataaatagtactaTAGTAATGTATGCTCATGATTTGATTAGACTGGAAAAGTCAAATGATACAATTTCTACATGTTAATCATGTCCCATATCAGCAGATGTGCTCCAGTTACACATAATCTTATTTAATTCTACTCCTGTGAAAAGGAtttgaaatttgaaaaaaaaatgtaatattaacaaaatatttttaaaataacttgatTGCGCTCTTTCGATtccaaatatataaaataatatattgagAAGTCaagattgaaaaagaaaaactttttccTGTGTCACGAAAAcagtgtaaacaaaaaaagtctgACACTAAAACACCAGAGCTATCCCATGAGTCATTGTCAGGTTGGAATTAAGAAGATATTATGCAAATCTAAGATGTCTGTCTGACAgaagaatggctgcctggtcgagtaGTCAGCATTGTCGTCACAATACTCTCGGgcgttattttgttttgtttttttttcaatatatgtAAGGCTGAGTGGGATAAACCGCTAGGTTGCCCATCATGGGGGATTGAGTTCAAATCCCAACTCATGCTGGGGTGTGTTAGACGCCCATGGCAGCACGTAAACATTAACCTAGACGCCCCCTTCTCTTACAGCTTCACACAAGGGATGCATCCATGCCAGGCAATGGGTCGAACACTTCTCCCGCGCGGGAGAAGACCAAAGCATGCAATACATGCAATGGAGATTTGATTATGCCCAATGTCACACAAGGGATGCATACATGCCATGCAATGGGTCGAACACTTATCCCGGGAGAAGACCAAAGCATGCAATACATGCAATGAAGTTTGAGTAAGCCTAATGTCACATGACTAAGGGAACCCATTTGTGACATGCCGATATCgtcacatctaatgcagacaaagcgaTTAAGTCATTGTCCGACGGGGGGggagtctatttaagtttttttttcttttcgtctcCTGTGCCTGTCTTCCGCATGGGATTATCTTTGGGCTTCACATTTGTATCCCGTGGCCTTCATGAGTTCTCTACCACTATCTCTCTCAGAGGCCAACTGCTGCCAGAGCTGCCTTCCTTtaagccaggggttctcaacctgtgggtcgcgacccccttgggggtcgattgacgatttgccaggggtcgccaaagaccatcgaaaaaaatggattgttttgtctattcttctattgctgtgtatgtgAGCAAGGGGGGGGGCGCGGCAGACTTTGGGattctaaaaaggggtcgccgagcttaaaaggttgagaaccgctgaagtCTAAGCCGTTGGGGACGAAATGGCTCAAGAGTTCACGATTATAGCGCTTCCGggttggggtggggggtgggccACCTCTGTTACGCACGTCCTCATTGAAGTTCGCCTAAAAAAATATCCGCTTTGGTCTTCTCCCGCGCGGAACAAGTGTTCAACCCAGCGCAGCTGTGGAATGATTATGACGGCTTCTGTACCTTCCAGTAGGCCTCTAGCACAGCATATGTGTGAATATGTGCATGTATGAATGTATTTATGTGGCcctatgtgtgtatgtacgtatgtatgtgtatacATACAGTAGGCCTCTAGCACAGCATATGTGTGAATATGTGCATGTATGGATGTATTTATGTGGCcctatgtgtgtatgtacgtatgtatgtgtatactcctaggtatatatatatatatatgtatgtattcatATGTGCTAGTTGTAAACTAAAATGTAGACTTTTAAAATTGATACTCTAATTGTTTCACAAAAACACTACATCTGCGTATAGGGATATGATTCTtacattaataaaatgtaataacaaacaaatcaatgcaGTATCTCTATCACAATACACATCAGAGCAAGAACATTACAGATCATTggattttctaaaataaaaaaaagttgttgcgATAGACAGTAGATTATGCCTATATACACATCTTTTCTTAATTCAAAGTTCCTATCCCTCCTCCAGTGTACATTTCTACGCCTAAGTCACGTGTTACGCCTCAGTCACGTGTTACACCTCAGTCAcgtggtcaaaaaaaaaatgcttcctGACTTCCTGAAAATAAACTTTCACATAAATATATCATTTGTAGGATTATCTATAGAATTCGCTGTTCATATTTAAAGGATAATTATAAAATACGCTATTGTAAAGTTTAGAACTAGTTTTATGTACATACAAGGGACGTAATGGACGTTAAGTTGTGACTGGAACACACAATGATTATTgctctttaatttaaaaaaaataactttgataatgatatttttttagttgtgtatacattttttttatataatgaagTTTTAATGTTTAGAAGATTATTTCGGACATATTTCTTAATATTGTCATTGCTGTTTTTATGgttagtttttttcattgttaaaaACTTTTGTGATAAGCCTTACTATATCATATATCTTATATTTCCATTCAGCGTGTAAACCAGTATTTTTACCAGCCAATAAATCCACACGATATCATAGAAGGAGATTAAAGTTAGACAAATGCCACATTACTtccaaaaacattttgtttttatatcatTATGGGTATTGTGATGGTCTGTCCATTCTTCTTGTTTCATTTTTAGGAAGATAACGACTTGGGTCAATCGGAACCACTGTACAGTGAGCCACCTTTGATTGACCTAACACGACGGTCAACTCCGACCTCTCCCTCCCGTCCATGGATGACGTCAAGCTTGGTCGGTCTGACCTCTCCAAAGAGGATGTAGAAGCCATCAGACGGCCTTGGGAAGAGAAGGAAGAATTGAGGTCAATGCTATCCTGGCCGCTATGATTACTTCCGGTTGAGCTCCTAACGCTGATTCCATCTTCTTGTCTGAAATTTGCTCCGCCGCTGAGTCGAGTTGGTGACGTGGAAACTGACGATGCGTTAGATGGTCTGTCGGACCGCATAATCGACGTGGCACTGGTTGAATCGGGTTCACCATCCTCTCGTGAAATACTTATCTTGGCCGTTAGCTCTCTCATTATAGCATCCATGGAGGGCCTGTCGTTGCGTCGGATGGTCACAGATGTAGAGGACGAATGCGACGATTCGGACAATGTCGGAGATCTCCGGCCATCTCCGTTCCCGTAGTAGGATGGCTCAAAGACCTCGTCATTGGACACCTGCCGATCGTGCCTGACGTTAAATGACGGCGACTTATCGCCGTTAACAACAGTGCTGATGACGTAACTTTCATTCCACTGGAGTGACGTCTGACTCTGCAAAGGCATCGGGTACGCTGGGTAATTCATCTCAGCCTCTTGTTGATTCTGCTGCAGCAGTGTCTGGTTCTGCGGAGGCATCTTATACGCTTGGTAATTCATCTCAGCCTCTTGTTGATTCTGCTGCCGCGGTGTCTGGTTCTGCGGAGGCATCTGGAACGCTTGGTAATTTATCTCAGCCTCTTGTTGATTATGCTGCAACAGTGTCTGGTTCTGTTGAGGCATCTGGTACGCCTGATAATTGAGCTTATCCTCCTGCTGAGGCGTTTGGTTCCCTGGAGGCGGCTGGTACGCCCGATTGTTGAGCTCAGCTTCTCGTTGGTTCTGCAGTCGTTGTCGCTGCAATTCGTCGTAAGACATACCATAGTAGACATTCTCCTTTGGTGTGACAAACGCGCTGGCCGCTGGCTGACTGTAGAATGACCTGGCTAACACCTCGCTAGGATACCGGTCCCCTCGGATTTGTTCAtttacctgaaaaaaaaaaaaaaagaaaatcaatataACAATATACATTGCCCAAATACTTATATATTCTGTATCTATATTGGACTGGACACAAGCATTGACTTTGCAAAAATGTATTTAGGGAAACTAAACTGGACGCAAAATGATTCTATTAAGTTACTCCAAACCCTGATAAATGACTGatatattaaacttttaaaactatacACTTCAATAAGTTCGAATCACGCTTCAGTATGCAACGCAGTGGCTACCAATCGTCGACctatatatgtatgtacatatatattgtttgtattttaaaaacaattcagCCATCTGGGAGCACATACACAAGAATGTGTTTATATTGGGgatgtaaatatgtaaataaagttatgcattgaaaaaaaaaatctttcgaTGTGGCAGGTCTACAGCATTTTTCTCCTCTGACATGCAAACAGAATCTTCTTATGTATGTATAATTCTTACAGATGTCTACAAAGATCAGTTGTAACCAAATTCGACCAGCTTTCATCATTAGGTATGTAGTAGCTTTAGTCAACATCTGTAGTCCATCTCCAAGTGaaggatttctttttttttctttaacttatTAGTTTTTTAACGCTGTGAGATAGTGGTACTGTAATGTGAGGGATAACTGTGCGGACTTTCTTTGTTtgttacaaacaaaatatctgGTACACATTTACAGTCATGTGATCTGGTCATTACACATTTACAGTCTTGTGATCTGGTCATTACATATTTACAGTCTTGTGCTCTGGTCTTTACACATTTACAGTCATGTGATCTGGTCATAACACATTTACAGTCTTGTGATCTGGTCATTACACATTTACAGTCTTGTGCTCTGGTCTTTACACATTTACAGTCATGTGATCTGGTTATTACACATTTACAGTCTTGTGATCTGGTCATTACACATTTAGAGTCTTGTGCTCTGGTCTTTACACATTTACAGTCTGGTTATCAGATCTTGACACATTTACAATCTGGTTATCTGATCTTTACACATTTACAGTCTGGCTATCTGATCTTTATACATTTACAGTCTGGTTATCAGATCTTTATAAATTTACAGTTTTGTGATCTGATCTTTACACATTTACAGTCTTGTTATCTGATCTTTATACATTTACAGTTTTGTGATCTGAtttttacacatttacagtCTGGTTATCTgatctttaaacatttacagTTTTGTGATCTGATCTTTACACATTTACAGTCTGGTTATCTGATCTTTATACATTTACAGTTTTGTGATCTGATCTTTACACATTTACAGTCTGGTGATGCTGATATAGAGTAAGAGGAGGAGGAGAAAGCAGAGGCGCTAGTTGCTGGAGTTGAGAGCCCACTGTGGGAACTATTTGTAATTTGGAGGCTTCCTTTTCTATGGTTGACATATGTGTGTTGAACGCGCATGTTTGGTGTGTGTAGTGTTTATGtgtggtatatatatatatatatatggctccttttgtctcgaaaggcaatggatgcgcccaaatgagtcactggttttggcttaatcttgagacggggcagaatctggtgtggctaatcaagccaattctagaacggcagactttgccacaattcgtacatgtgtatgcctctgatttagggctagcagacagggcagctttctttttatccctcttgattaaagccgcttcaattcttttgttctcagcaagggttgtcccagcacgcacagtctgtctccatgcactccggtctttggctatgttttcccacatactttcgctgatgcctgaggctcaggcatcagcgaaaggtatatatatatatttatattatattgagatatatgagCGTGAGGTATATATGTGTGGTGAATGGTATGTTGGTGTATATAGGAGGCTTACATGCGTGGTGTCTACGGGGCATGTGATATATGTTTACATCAGTGGTTTATATGTGGTATATGTTTGATACATGTGTGGTAATGTGTGATCGGTGGTTTATATGTGGTATATGTTTGATACATGTGTGGTAATGTGTGATCGGTGGTTTATATGTGGTATATGTTTGATACATGTGTGGTAATGTGTGATCGGTGGTTTATATGTGGTATATGTTTGATACATGTGTGGTaatgtgtgatgtgtgtgtaGCTAGTCTAGTATCAGAGAACTGAAAGATATTAAGCTTAAAGTGAGAacgaattctaaaaaaaaaaaaaaaaactggtaacATAGCTGACTGTAGGTTTAGATCACAGAAAGTGCTGTTTACAGAACCAGTTTGTGCATGTCGGTGTTAGTCTGTATCAAGGAAATAAAGTTTGGGTTTGGGTTTGTCTGTATGGTTATATCTAATTATGTTTATATGATTATATTTAGTCCAAAGATTGAACGCCCttattttcaaacataaatATACTGCAAGGTCAAGGTCTTTTCAAAAGTTAGGTAATGGGCAATTGAGAAATGAGAGAAgacctctatctctctctctctttctctctctctctctctctctctcttacacacaaATTGTATTATATTGAACGAAATCTATCATGTTGCTCCTGATTGCAATGACGTGCATGCACAAAATAAAACCGAATCTTGTCACGTGATAGTTTGCACTTCCGTTTACCGCCCTGCAGATCTGACAAGATGaaattttagatttataaaTGGTGCTTTTTCCCCGGTCACTGAACCATGTAGGATTGTTTAACTGGGATCTAATAAGCCACGTTTACAACTTAACTCCATACCCCAAAAACATTATTCTGAAATCCTGTTTACTTCTAAGTATCAGTACATtaacagaaaatatttttttaaagaataaagcttatattaagcgtacttatatcaattagtttgaatcagtcatgtaattaaatttttaatagactaacaataaaaaaaatcatttataaaaatgttaaatgggggaacgacctgaattcgaagtCATAgttcaagccttctcaggcttctcaagccaacactgtAACAACTGTGCTAATGGAAagcctatgaacatggaagattgtataattaattaactgattggttaatttttaaattgattcttgtgttgtcaggtaaaagaaataattgtgcaaaatttcagcttgatccgagattgggtgtgagagaaataaagtttacaaactt
This genomic stretch from Biomphalaria glabrata chromosome 4, xgBioGlab47.1, whole genome shotgun sequence harbors:
- the LOC106056610 gene encoding uncharacterized protein LOC106056610 — protein: MDNLQNSLPPYLFPSAYSVRPQGVVGYQNQTSFSLGPVGYAPTPTSGVGVPGVQPSLYQQSPPLAYAGSMGNIAVPALSSGLIQTPLATYVPVPNANLQQALAHQPSSEGQQLPWSLQTGAVPNVVPYVQVLPMPATSTHQTVTTQTSPDIIPENPGSAVQENGLRGHENIDYSASAATAPQGAEPRPVSPENVRPAMPRQNSIITSMPKKLNPSLQLRSSSGSQSPESRGSKSRLSFESRSSTSSVASPTTVSSPVAGSDPSTHVLPCYEKPVKRDQCLRCFKKVYPMEQVGPIKEVMYHKNCFTCIACGLQLNLKNFSHNTNDLDDLNVFCVAHRPREKSVSVDATAITIARALNVPKLDKVNEQIRGDRYPSEVLARSFYSQPAASAFVTPKENVYYGMSYDELQRQRLQNQREAELNNRAYQPPPGNQTPQQEDKLNYQAYQMPQQNQTLLQHNQQEAEINYQAFQMPPQNQTPRQQNQQEAEMNYQAYKMPPQNQTLLQQNQQEAEMNYPAYPMPLQSQTSLQWNESYVISTVVNGDKSPSFNVRHDRQVSNDEVFEPSYYGNGDGRRSPTLSESSHSSSTSVTIRRNDRPSMDAIMRELTAKISISREDGEPDSTSATSIMRSDRPSNASSVSTSPTRLSGGANFRQEDGISVRSSTGSNHSGQDSIDLNSSFSSQGRLMASTSSLERSDRPSLTSSMDGRERSELTVVLGQSKVAHCTVVPIDPSRYLPKNETRRMDRPSQYP